ATTAAAATGGTGCGTAACTTCCGTCAACCGGTAATGACGACACAAGCCATTTCCCATGTTGTGCTATTAGCATGAGGTGCTAACGCTAAAAAAAGCTCGTTGGATGTGTTTTCCAAAAGGTGGTTTTGCATTTATGAACGCGGTTTGGTAGTTTATGTATTTAGTTTGTATAACTTTGAATataaattgttatttattgGTGGAAGAAGCAGCTAGAGGCGTAGTTTAGTTTGAAATCAGTTAGGTTTTGTTAAACGAGTCTTACTGTGTTTACGTGAAAATACTAAGATGTGAAGCTGCAGAGCGGCTGTTCTTCTGATTCAATGGGCAAAAGGAAAGATATGATTCATCCCAGGTTTCTCGGTGAGTATGTCAAATTTACTCATTATTTTGTTGATTGGACCGTTTTGGACACGAAATTTCCTGGTACTTTTCATTACAATCAAGAcactaaagttgtttttttttttttttcgctaaaaaaagtcaacaaagGCGTATCTGTtcgtttatttattgtttgtcacATAATCCACATTTATAATTGTTGCTTGTAAACATCAATTCtgtcaaatgttttattttcaccatatttttaaTCAGACCTAGAAAAGTACAGTAAAATAAACTGCTTTAGCTTTATGTGGCTAAACACTTCCTAAAAGGCTAATATGTTGGCGTTAAactattttatacatttattacaatagtagaaattgtaggattttttttttcacggtttatttgatttttgtgttGTATGAAAAAAGGATGACTCTTTTAATACAGAAACTCATTAAGGCCAAtattgatggagaaaataatttcgggcaaatcaagaataaagtcgaaatgaaTGTTgagattaatgttgaaatttcatGAATtttgtagatttgactttattagcaaaccgtcgacttttatcacgatattgtttttttagtgtaattttgaaatttcaactttatcgattttattctcaaaatttcaactttaaactTGACTTTTCAGCTTTATTCTTCATTTGCCCAAAACTATTTTTAATCATCAAAAGTGTCCCTAATCTACTTCCGTACTATACAAATCATGCAGGACTGAagcaaataataaatatataacagTATGTTTTAAGGAATGTACATGTATTGACCAGTGCTAGTGGAATGAAAACAattatgaaaacaaacaaataaaatgtttatcattcgattatttttttgcagtagtttttttattattaatgcataatttttttttttaaatcagtacttAAGTCGCTTCTGACTTCAAATAATAGAACTTATTTAGTCAACAGAGTAGCAGGACATTGTATAAATCCCCTCCATCATATTATACCTTAATGTTCTCTGTGCTTCTATGTCTGTAGGCGAAGGCAGCTCCAGTCTGCATGGCGTCCATAAACGCAAACACAAGAAGcacaagaaacacaaaaagaagCATCACAGCTTAGTCGAGGCCGAGCCCAAACCTGTCGTGGTTCCTCGAGCTCCGCCTCAGCTCAGGCTGAAGATCAAACTGGGAGGACAGACGCTGGGAACCAAGAGGTGAACatctgggtttgttttattgggaAAATAACTTTGTGTCGCACTGAATTTCCAGGAAAAACTGCtcaagaatgaaagaaatgttgaatgaataatgaaaaagtaacaataacAGTAGATTATGAGACATAAACACACAAGTTACTTCTTTTTCCGTCAGCGTTCCCACCTTCACGGTTCATCCCGGCGTAGCTTGTCCTCCTTCGCCTTTGATGATCATCGATAATGACCCAGATGAAGACGACGacgatgaggatgatgatgacgacgaaGCTCCCTCTGTGCCTTTGGAGCAGTATCGAGCTTGGCTGGGTAACACTGGTTTATACGTTTCCATTGTCCACCAGTACAGAATGGCCAGAACAAAAGTAAAACAGGAAAATATGGAATTTTCTTCAAAGCTTTGTTTTTACATTCgtctaacagaaaaaaattgcaaactCATCATATGTCACGAATAATGGTTATCAACGTTAAAATACGTATATATTTAACTATTATAAAACAGTAATTAGGAGAATCTTAACCATTTAATTCACTGGTAATAGATATATCTGCTCTCTcattttgctcaaaatactCTTTAATAATGTCATTATGCTTAAAAGAAAGTTAAAGAAATATCTTTTCTCCCCATTTAATTCACAAGTGTTAAACTCTTGGCCCGGggtccaaatccggcccttcagagcatatGATTTGGCCCCCAAGcagaatgacagagaaaacattaattattgtgtaaattaccaactaattcagttgtaaatcaattttttcccaaactcctgccatttttctcaaattattacacaaaatctcccccaaattaattacaaattgcttaaaaaaaataaataaatcaaaggacattttaagtatctgtcacaaAAATTCTGTAAAGTTCTGGCAGTTTAAGTTTCCTGAGTTAAATGAATTCCAATCGAAGCCAAATATGTGAGTATTGTACATGGTTTGCGTTTGTTCGGTATCAGACGAGGACAGCAACATGGCCGCCTCCCCTCTGCCCGACGTGGACTCGGACTCCATGCTCTGCGCACCGGTGGACGAGGAAGAGCGGTGGTTGGACGCTCTGGAGAAAGGAGAGCTGGACGATAACGGGGAACTGAAGAAGGAGCTGGACGAGTCGCTGCTGACGGCGCGACAGGTGAGGGCGACTCAGGGTCAGACTCAGGGCTCACAGGAGGAGTTCACACAAAGTTAAAGTTAGAGGATGAATCAGCATACACAACGTGAACATCagttaaaaagtgcttaaaataagGATTTTGCAAGGCTGTAATGTGAATGCGGATTGGCTGAAATGTCCAAAATGGTGACGCCCACATTTAAAGGGAtattacagtatgtgtgtttgatacatttatatgaatattccaaagacatttctgacacaATTTACTAACTAAGTTTTAATATTCAGCTTTAGAGCCATCATCTAAAGTGCATttaaggcagtgtttttcaaccttggggtcctgaccccatgtggggggtcgcatggaattaaaatggggccacctgaaatgtctaatactgaaaaaacaaatcaatacagattaaaattatatttttatattatttttcaaattaacacatcacacaataaatatcaaacgaCTGAACTctaagtgaaagtatagaatacagtcgTTTGAGATGTTTGTGGCGTTTTGAAAAGGAACAATAAtttataaaaactacagaaatgttatttaaattttcattattatttaattatctttttcattatttattttatacactgtaatttttttttaactagatttatatttgagtaaatgaaagtatagaatacggttgtttgagattgtttgtggtgttttaatttgaaaaagaatatttaaaaaaaatactaaaatataattttccTTATTATTTAATGATTTAAGTAACTATTTAATTGCttaatttatatactgtatttaaaaaaactaaattcatatttgaatacagttgtttgagatagTGTGTGCTGTTTTAATCTGaaaagaaataattttaaaaaatacacggtaatttaaattttcattattatttaagtaaccatttaattatcaatttttatacagttttgtttaactagattaatatttgaggaagtgaaagtatagaatacagttgtttgagattgtttgatggtgttttaatttgaaaaggaataataattgaaaaaataaaacatttctataatatttaataacTTGAATCAGTAATTAGACATTTTAagtgaccccatttgaattcagGCCGACCGCACACGGAgtcaccccaaggttgaaaaaccctttAGATAATCgctctaaagctgaataataaaactgtttataattttgtgtcagaaatgtctttggaatATTAACATGAAGGTTTAGCCTCAAACATGCGTAGTATCCCTTTAAATGTGGGTGTCAccatttcagccaatcagcattcacaTATGAAGTCTTACCACATCCTTATTTTAAGCTATATGTTCACGTTGTGTATGCTAAACACTTGCATGTATTTATGCAGTTagacagaatatttaggtgttACGTCATTGACCCATGTATAGATCTATAATATATAGAAAATGTGCTTTatttatcataataataataataaaggagtTTAATGTGAGCTTCTATCTGTGGCCCTTCAGAAAGCTCTGCTCCACAAGCAGCAGATCCAGCCTCTGCTGGAACTGCCCATGGGCTACAAGGAGAAGGAGATGACGGCGGAGATGATGCAGAAACGCGAGGAGCGAGCGCGAAAGCGGCGGCTTCAGGCCGCCAAGAAAGCCGAGGACAGCAAGAACCAGACCATCGAGCGGCTCACCAAAACCAGCAAGGCCAAGATCAAGAGCCTGAGGGAGAAGAAGTCCAAGCTGAGTCAGACCCCCATGGTGCGCTATAGCGACTCAGCGCAGGGGGTGGTCATCTCCTTCCCAGTGGGCGTCGCCACTCCCACCACGGCACTACGCCCTCCTCCTCTGACCCCAGTGAACTGCGGCGTGAGCGGCTGCACCAACGTGAAGAAGTACTCGTGTTCTCAGACTGGGGTTCCCCTGTGTAGTCTGGAGTGTTACAGGAGGAACCTGCAGCTGGTGCAAGGTGCCGCCTGAGTCACAGAACGTACCCGAACAGTCGCTGGTTTTGGAGACTTGTGCCGTTTATTTCACACTTCTTCGGTTCTGATTCATTCTGTTAAAGACTCACTGACATAAAGAGCTCTGAAAACAGTCGActcactttattattattgttcccTTCTGTATCCAAGAAGTTCCTCCTCATATCAAAACTGTACAGACATTAAATTAGTAGCAATGATCTTATCTGTGCTGCATCAGTCCAGCTTCTGCAGCAGATCACGTCTCTCCTAAAGAGTTATTTACACTTTGTAAACGTGAGGCTTTCCTGAGAGACTCGTACACTGATGTGAGGCGTCACACGGCCAAACCAAAGGACAATCTGAAAGCCATCTCCACTGGAACCTCAGGCACC
This window of the Gouania willdenowi chromosome 18, fGouWil2.1, whole genome shotgun sequence genome carries:
- the ino80b gene encoding INO80 complex subunit B; amino-acid sequence: MGKRKDMIHPRFLGEGSSSLHGVHKRKHKKHKKHKKKHHSLVEAEPKPVVVPRAPPQLRLKIKLGGQTLGTKSVPTFTVHPGVACPPSPLMIIDNDPDEDDDDEDDDDDEAPSVPLEQYRAWLDEDSNMAASPLPDVDSDSMLCAPVDEEERWLDALEKGELDDNGELKKELDESLLTARQKALLHKQQIQPLLELPMGYKEKEMTAEMMQKREERARKRRLQAAKKAEDSKNQTIERLTKTSKAKIKSLREKKSKLSQTPMVRYSDSAQGVVISFPVGVATPTTALRPPPLTPVNCGVSGCTNVKKYSCSQTGVPLCSLECYRRNLQLVQGAA